One genomic segment of Pandoraea thiooxydans includes these proteins:
- a CDS encoding SDR family oxidoreductase, translating into MKTVLITGCSSGFGLEIARYFLDREWRVIATMRTPREDVLPRSDRLSILALDVRDPQSIRKAIDAAGPIDVLVNNAGIGFLNALEGTPMDTVRDIFETNTLGTIAMTQAVLPQFRERRAGVIINVTSTVTCRPLHLLSVYTASKSAVNAFSESLALELEQFNVRVRVVLPGRAPSTRFGENARARMTDGFAEPYGAIVQQILENWQKDTTVTHASDVAEGVWLAATDASSPFMIPAGEDAIEWYNTRTR; encoded by the coding sequence ATGAAGACGGTATTGATCACCGGTTGCTCATCCGGTTTTGGTTTGGAGATCGCGCGATATTTCCTGGATCGCGAATGGCGCGTGATCGCCACGATGCGCACACCGCGGGAGGACGTCTTGCCACGTTCCGATCGCCTTTCGATCCTCGCGCTCGACGTGAGGGATCCGCAAAGCATCCGCAAGGCCATCGACGCAGCCGGCCCTATCGACGTGCTTGTCAACAACGCCGGCATCGGCTTTCTGAATGCGCTCGAAGGCACGCCGATGGACACTGTGCGCGATATCTTCGAGACGAACACGCTCGGCACCATCGCGATGACGCAGGCGGTCTTGCCGCAGTTCCGCGAGCGCCGGGCGGGCGTGATCATCAACGTCACCTCGACCGTCACGTGCCGGCCGCTGCATCTGCTGTCGGTCTATACCGCCAGCAAATCCGCGGTCAACGCATTCAGCGAATCGCTCGCGCTCGAACTCGAACAGTTCAACGTGCGCGTGCGCGTGGTGCTGCCCGGACGCGCGCCGTCGACCCGCTTCGGCGAGAACGCGCGAGCACGCATGACGGACGGTTTTGCCGAGCCATACGGCGCAATCGTGCAACAGATCCTCGAGAACTGGCAGAAGGATACGACCGTCACGCATGCCTCGGATGTCGCCGAAGGCGTGTGGCTGGCCGCTACCGACGCGTCGAGTCCATTCATGATTCCCGCCGGCGAAGACGCCATCGAGTGGTACAACACGCGCACGCGATAA
- a CDS encoding STM3941 family protein, translating to MEPIVVYQSRGKLVVILLGSFAFDVIGVLMLAQHPASMGAKTILTVKAVAAISFFSACGLFALYRLLWRKPAIRIDSEGLTDNASASSVGFIPWSDITGARIVVQSTRRSRQKFLGVALRNPNDYLARCGPLTRLLFKANQRLTGYLVNIPQAALSMRLEALMEHIEFYRQRSRDGKSF from the coding sequence TTGGAACCCATCGTCGTATACCAAAGCCGGGGCAAGCTCGTCGTCATACTCCTTGGCTCATTTGCCTTCGATGTCATTGGCGTGCTGATGCTGGCACAGCATCCGGCGTCGATGGGCGCCAAAACCATACTCACAGTCAAGGCGGTTGCGGCCATCTCGTTTTTCAGCGCCTGCGGTCTCTTTGCGTTGTACCGGCTGCTATGGCGAAAACCCGCCATCCGTATCGACAGCGAGGGGCTCACCGACAATGCATCGGCATCGTCGGTGGGGTTTATTCCATGGTCCGACATTACGGGCGCGAGGATTGTCGTCCAGAGCACGCGCCGCTCACGACAAAAGTTTCTCGGCGTCGCGCTGCGCAATCCGAACGACTACCTGGCCAGGTGCGGGCCATTGACTCGCCTGCTATTCAAGGCAAACCAGCGCTTGACCGGCTACCTTGTGAATATTCCACAAGCGGCCTTGTCGATGCGACTCGAAGCGCTCATGGAGCACATCGAGTTTTATCGCCAGCGAAGCCGTGACGGCAAGTCCTTCTGA
- a CDS encoding putative quinol monooxygenase, with the protein MLKYALFARLEAKPGKENAVAEFLAAGLALANQEHTTPLWFALRLSPSTFAIFDAFADQAGRDAHLQGPIAQALMAKADELLAVPPTIEAMEVLGVKQTAPTP; encoded by the coding sequence ATGCTGAAATATGCGTTGTTTGCCAGGCTTGAAGCCAAGCCCGGCAAGGAGAACGCCGTGGCGGAATTTCTCGCCGCGGGGCTGGCCCTGGCTAACCAGGAGCACACCACGCCGCTATGGTTCGCACTGCGCCTGTCACCCAGCACCTTCGCGATTTTCGATGCCTTTGCCGACCAGGCGGGCCGCGACGCGCACTTGCAGGGCCCGATCGCACAGGCCCTGATGGCAAAGGCCGACGAACTGCTGGCGGTGCCGCCGACCATTGAAGCCATGGAGGTGCTGGGGGTCAAGCAAACCGCGCCAACCCCCTGA
- a CDS encoding CGNR zinc finger domain-containing protein, translating into MANRSSLENQAWGANSFVGGSLCLDFANTQGGRDKTRDDERLPSYLAAIGWAHGANMVSEDEVRLLQAVALQKPVETARSLQQLRLFRESLYRLFSALVSNQAIDPADEECLRRAVAEAVNLANLQRHPDGCDWSVEVEDAGLNTLSSRIALDAQRLLLSSEMPYVRECERCTWLFVDRSKNKRRRWCKTETCGNRARAARHYQLKKI; encoded by the coding sequence ATGGCGAATCGATCATCATTGGAAAATCAGGCGTGGGGCGCGAACAGTTTTGTCGGAGGTTCCCTGTGCCTGGACTTTGCGAATACTCAAGGCGGCCGGGACAAGACACGAGACGACGAGCGCTTGCCCAGCTACCTGGCAGCCATCGGCTGGGCCCATGGCGCGAATATGGTCTCTGAAGACGAGGTCAGGCTTCTGCAAGCCGTGGCTTTGCAGAAGCCAGTGGAAACAGCACGCAGCCTTCAGCAACTGCGGCTTTTTCGAGAAAGCCTCTATCGTCTGTTTTCCGCGCTGGTGTCCAACCAGGCGATAGATCCAGCGGATGAGGAATGCTTGCGACGCGCCGTTGCCGAAGCGGTCAATCTCGCCAATCTGCAGCGCCATCCTGATGGCTGCGATTGGAGTGTCGAAGTGGAGGATGCGGGCTTGAACACGCTATCGAGCCGCATCGCTCTGGACGCTCAGCGGCTCTTGCTCAGCAGCGAAATGCCCTACGTGCGGGAGTGCGAGCGCTGCACCTGGTTGTTCGTCGACCGCTCCAAGAATAAGCGCAGGCGATGGTGTAAGACGGAGACCTGCGGCAATCGGGCCAGGGCAGCCAGACACTATCAGTTGAAGAAGATCTGA
- a CDS encoding alpha/beta fold hydrolase has protein sequence MASHHSAFLHDPSSLLLRFARVWAIRAAGRTGCFARHAKPASLGTARSLGCRVAGVVAHDFGGATALRTHLLGGKDFRTLTLIDPVALSPWGSPFVRHVRQHEAAFSGLPDYIHQAIVPAYVRGAVRRTMPDEELHPYVRPWLGTTGQAAFYRQIAQMDQRYTDEVAPLYSRVRCPSLVLWGEDDQWIPAARGLELQQAIPGATLQVVPRAGHLVQEDAPEAVVAALLGFLSNERT, from the coding sequence GTGGCATCGCATCATTCCGCATTTCTGCACGACCCATCGAGTCTATTGCTACGATTTGCTCGGGTATGGGCAATCCGAGCAGCGGGAAGGACAGGATGTTTCGCTCGGCATGCAAAACCAGCTTCTCTCGGCACTGCTCGATCACTGGGGTGTCGCGTGGCCGGTGTGGTGGCACACGATTTCGGCGGCGCAACAGCGCTAAGGACGCACCTGCTGGGGGGCAAAGATTTCCGCACTCTGACGCTCATCGACCCGGTTGCGCTGTCTCCATGGGGTTCTCCCTTCGTTCGGCATGTCCGGCAGCACGAAGCCGCGTTCAGCGGTCTTCCAGACTATATTCACCAAGCCATTGTGCCGGCCTATGTGCGCGGAGCAGTCCGGCGCACCATGCCAGACGAGGAACTGCATCCCTACGTGCGACCTTGGCTCGGCACAACCGGACAAGCCGCGTTTTACCGTCAGATTGCGCAGATGGATCAGCGCTATACCGACGAAGTGGCTCCGCTCTATTCGAGGGTGCGCTGTCCGAGCCTGGTGCTATGGGGCGAGGACGATCAATGGATACCCGCGGCACGTGGCCTGGAGTTGCAGCAGGCGATTCCCGGAGCAACCCTTCAGGTAGTTCCCCGGGCCGGGCATTTGGTACAAGAGGATGCGCCCGAGGCTGTTGTCGCGGCATTGTTGGGTTTTCTATCCAACGAACGGACATAA
- a CDS encoding helix-turn-helix domain-containing protein produces the protein MRTIDRISEMMPPPLTDDELEMARVAQRCIMEALDHSRAAAITLTTDTGEHPSVNVPPAALKLIGQLLGAMGEGRSITLMPTNREFTTVEAAHFLNVSRPFVIKEIEEGRLPHRMVGTHRRIALDDLVAYANKMREKQAGALERMADNARELGLDY, from the coding sequence ATGCGCACCATAGACCGAATTAGCGAGATGATGCCGCCACCACTCACCGACGATGAGTTGGAGATGGCTCGCGTCGCGCAGCGCTGCATCATGGAGGCGCTGGATCATTCCAGGGCGGCAGCAATCACGCTCACCACCGACACGGGCGAGCACCCGTCGGTAAACGTCCCGCCTGCGGCATTGAAACTCATCGGCCAACTGCTGGGCGCAATGGGTGAGGGCCGCTCGATCACCTTGATGCCGACGAATCGGGAATTCACCACGGTAGAAGCGGCTCATTTTTTGAATGTGTCGCGACCGTTCGTGATCAAGGAAATTGAAGAAGGCCGGTTGCCCCATCGCATGGTGGGCACACATCGCCGGATTGCCTTGGATGACCTGGTGGCGTACGCAAACAAGATGCGCGAGAAACAGGCAGGTGCACTCGAGCGTATGGCCGACAACGCGCGCGAGCTGGGTCTGGACTATTGA
- a CDS encoding GlcG/HbpS family heme-binding protein: MITATPTSTVPLYGAPITLHLAKQVAQAAEEEAAHQGWPMVIAIVDSAGHLVLQQRLDQAQFGSIEVARQKAETAVRFRRSTKVFEGALAQGGIHLRLLGMTNLTPLDGGIPLVVDGRIVGAIGVSGMQSAQDAQVARAGAGALG; the protein is encoded by the coding sequence ATGATCACAGCAACACCGACATCCACCGTGCCTCTCTACGGCGCCCCGATAACGCTGCACCTGGCCAAGCAGGTCGCCCAGGCCGCCGAAGAAGAAGCCGCCCACCAGGGATGGCCGATGGTCATCGCGATCGTGGATAGCGCAGGCCACCTCGTGTTGCAGCAGCGCCTCGATCAAGCGCAGTTCGGCAGCATTGAAGTGGCCAGACAAAAGGCCGAAACGGCGGTCCGGTTTCGGCGCTCGACGAAGGTATTCGAAGGTGCGCTCGCCCAAGGCGGCATACACCTTCGCCTGCTGGGAATGACCAATCTGACGCCCCTCGACGGCGGCATTCCGCTCGTCGTCGACGGCAGGATCGTCGGCGCGATCGGGGTTTCCGGCATGCAATCGGCGCAGGACGCGCAGGTCGCTCGGGCGGGGGCGGGGGCGTTGGGGTAG
- a CDS encoding MarR family winged helix-turn-helix transcriptional regulator: MKHYVKSRFLITDSIGFYIARARNSLQMDMDAALKTLGVNAPQMGVLLSIANRGTATPFELSKDLVIDTGLMTRMLDKLETHGWLKRERSLEDRRVVNLYLTEAGERMSAELAKIVPDVLNTRLQTFTKEEFEEFRRLLKKFTAA, translated from the coding sequence ATGAAACACTATGTCAAAAGCCGATTCCTGATTACCGACAGTATCGGCTTCTATATCGCCCGTGCCCGAAATTCCCTGCAAATGGATATGGACGCCGCCCTGAAAACGCTGGGTGTCAATGCGCCGCAAATGGGCGTCCTGCTGTCGATAGCGAACCGGGGTACCGCCACGCCGTTTGAATTGAGCAAGGACCTGGTGATCGATACCGGTTTGATGACCCGCATGCTCGATAAGCTTGAAACCCACGGGTGGCTCAAGCGGGAACGCAGCCTGGAGGATCGGCGCGTGGTCAATCTGTACCTGACGGAGGCTGGCGAACGCATGTCGGCGGAACTCGCCAAGATCGTGCCCGACGTGCTCAATACCCGCCTGCAGACGTTTACGAAAGAAGAGTTCGAGGAGTTCCGCCGCTTGCTCAAGAAATTCACCGCAGCCTAA
- a CDS encoding GlxA family transcriptional regulator: MNITILALEGCFDTGLTSVLDALSTANELARVMGIKTAGYEVSVVGMRGEVRTAQGLRVPVTPYRQGTQPDWVIVPALGSKMAEMLVPALDRPDVRDGVAALRDWAAGGANLAAACIGTFVLAESGLLDGGEATTTWWLTPLFRQRYPRVRLDAQRMIIPSGKMLTAGAGFSHVDLALWLIRQGNPELASLVARYLIVDTRPSQGTYMIPAHLAHADPLIERFDHWVRDHLDEPLTLEAAAAALATSKRTLTRRMRDTIGKTPISYIQDLRIERAAHLLKTSDHSVERIAGMVGYADGGTLRTLLRRRLGRGVRELRR, encoded by the coding sequence ATGAATATCACTATCCTTGCGCTGGAGGGCTGTTTCGATACCGGACTCACCAGCGTTCTCGACGCACTGAGCACCGCCAACGAACTGGCGCGAGTGATGGGCATTAAGACCGCCGGCTATGAAGTCAGCGTCGTGGGCATGCGCGGCGAGGTGCGCACCGCGCAGGGACTGCGTGTTCCGGTGACGCCTTATCGGCAAGGCACCCAGCCGGATTGGGTGATCGTGCCCGCGTTGGGCAGCAAAATGGCGGAAATGCTCGTGCCTGCCCTCGATCGCCCCGACGTGCGCGACGGCGTGGCGGCGCTGCGCGATTGGGCAGCCGGCGGCGCCAATCTGGCGGCGGCCTGCATCGGCACTTTCGTGCTGGCGGAAAGCGGCTTGCTCGACGGCGGTGAAGCGACCACCACCTGGTGGCTCACGCCGCTGTTCCGGCAACGTTATCCGCGCGTGCGCCTCGATGCGCAGCGCATGATCATTCCGAGCGGCAAGATGCTCACGGCCGGCGCCGGCTTCAGCCACGTCGACCTGGCGCTTTGGTTGATCCGGCAGGGCAATCCCGAGCTCGCGAGTCTGGTGGCCCGCTACCTGATCGTCGACACCCGTCCGTCGCAGGGCACCTATATGATCCCGGCGCACCTCGCACATGCCGATCCGCTGATCGAGCGCTTCGACCACTGGGTCCGCGATCATCTCGACGAGCCGCTGACGCTGGAGGCCGCCGCGGCGGCGCTGGCGACCAGCAAACGCACGCTGACGCGGCGCATGCGCGACACGATCGGCAAAACCCCGATCTCGTATATCCAGGACTTGCGTATCGAACGCGCCGCGCACCTGCTCAAAACCAGCGACCATAGCGTGGAGCGCATTGCCGGGATGGTCGGTTACGCCGACGGCGGCACGCTGCGCACGCTCCTGCGCCGCCGCCTGGGGCGGGGTGTGCGTGAACTGCGGCGCTAG
- a CDS encoding LysR family transcriptional regulator, with product MAIADDYEVLLAVLDHGSLTAAAKSLGRSLQAVSRALAGIERQLNVSLFTRTTRQVHPTPACLAFARRIRPAMREINAARDELIEQNVQLRGAIRVAAPSTFGTQYLVGPIAEFMGIHAGVSVELIFSERHADLAKEGIDLAVRLGNLPDSDLKARRVAEFRRVLFASPQYLAARGYPRDPSDLTKHECILRKDPRHDVWEFGADGRAVEVHGRLRANAADACNKAAAAGHGIARAPLWQVRDIVESGAVEVVLAEFEPKPVPVNLVWLAGRSLPRRVRGLVDFLAERIAAQGL from the coding sequence ATGGCAATTGCCGACGACTATGAAGTATTGCTGGCCGTTCTCGATCATGGCAGCCTGACCGCCGCGGCAAAATCACTGGGCCGCTCCCTGCAGGCGGTCAGCCGCGCGCTCGCCGGGATCGAGCGGCAACTCAATGTCTCGTTGTTCACGCGAACCACGCGGCAGGTGCATCCCACCCCGGCATGTCTTGCTTTCGCGCGCCGGATCAGGCCCGCGATGCGCGAAATCAACGCCGCGCGAGACGAGTTGATCGAGCAGAACGTTCAGTTGCGCGGCGCCATTAGGGTTGCCGCACCGTCGACTTTTGGCACCCAATATCTTGTCGGCCCGATTGCCGAGTTCATGGGCATACACGCAGGCGTCAGCGTTGAGCTGATTTTTTCCGAAAGGCACGCCGACCTTGCCAAAGAGGGCATCGATCTCGCAGTTCGCCTGGGCAATCTGCCCGACTCGGACCTCAAGGCGCGACGGGTCGCCGAATTTCGACGCGTGCTATTTGCCAGCCCGCAATACCTCGCGGCCCGCGGCTACCCCAGAGATCCGTCCGATCTCACAAAACACGAATGCATTCTCCGCAAAGATCCGCGCCATGACGTATGGGAGTTCGGCGCGGACGGCCGGGCGGTGGAGGTACACGGCAGATTGCGGGCCAACGCCGCCGATGCCTGCAACAAGGCCGCTGCCGCAGGCCACGGCATAGCGCGTGCGCCATTGTGGCAGGTGCGCGACATCGTCGAATCAGGAGCAGTGGAAGTTGTCCTTGCCGAGTTCGAGCCGAAGCCCGTCCCTGTGAATCTGGTATGGCTGGCCGGCCGCTCACTGCCTCGCCGGGTAAGGGGGCTTGTCGACTTTCTCGCGGAGCGGATTGCCGCACAGGGGCTGTAG
- a CDS encoding class I SAM-dependent methyltransferase → MDEQTVETYSTRAERFAAEWRDQPPPTDMYAMLQRYFAAGGKTADIGCGSGRDVAWLNDHGYPAVGYDAAEGLIAQAAIDFPSLTFRHAALPALASIASESYDNVLCETVIMHLPPDEVTQACARLVDILRPAGTLYLSWRVAPTGSSRDAGGRLYAAFDAAQVRQGLGNAQLLFDAEAVNESSGKRVHRIVARRGD, encoded by the coding sequence GTGGATGAACAAACCGTCGAAACCTACTCGACACGCGCAGAGCGCTTTGCCGCCGAGTGGCGTGACCAGCCGCCGCCGACAGACATGTACGCCATGCTGCAGCGCTATTTCGCTGCGGGTGGCAAAACCGCGGACATTGGTTGCGGTTCCGGCCGCGACGTCGCGTGGCTCAACGATCATGGCTATCCCGCGGTAGGTTACGACGCCGCCGAAGGATTGATCGCCCAGGCCGCGATCGATTTTCCGTCGCTGACATTCCGCCATGCCGCGCTGCCCGCGCTGGCTTCCATCGCAAGCGAGTCGTATGACAACGTGCTGTGCGAAACCGTCATCATGCACTTGCCGCCCGACGAGGTCACTCAGGCCTGTGCTCGCCTGGTCGACATCCTCCGGCCCGCGGGTACGCTGTATCTGAGCTGGCGAGTCGCCCCAACGGGTTCGAGCCGCGATGCGGGCGGGCGGCTTTACGCGGCGTTCGACGCCGCGCAGGTCAGGCAAGGGCTCGGCAATGCGCAACTGCTGTTCGATGCCGAAGCGGTCAACGAGTCGTCGGGCAAGCGGGTGCATCGGATCGTTGCGCGCCGGGGGGATTGA
- a CDS encoding AraC family transcriptional regulator, translating into MTDPLAEVVTLLQPTPTFSKVLSGAGRWRASRTEVGQPFYCVVLEGSLRLSVNGREPLVLQADDFILVPEVFGFTMTSIDPPDDDAPADIAPTAQPDGSFRFGDASGAPDAQWLAGLCAFGAPDAALLVSLLPELALVRGDHRLAILVKLVRDESRAQRPAREVVLARLLEVLFIEALRSVQTGASPGLVRGLSDARLALAIREIHKNPEKPWTIAELAKTAALSRSSFFDRFSRAVGVAPMAYLLSWRMAIAKNLLRQRESSIATIAARVGYGSASAFSVAFARHVGVPPTQFAQQAVKSVA; encoded by the coding sequence ATGACCGACCCTCTCGCTGAAGTCGTTACGCTGCTCCAACCGACCCCCACGTTCTCGAAAGTGCTGAGCGGCGCAGGACGCTGGCGCGCGAGCCGCACGGAAGTCGGACAGCCGTTCTATTGCGTGGTGCTCGAGGGATCGCTCCGTCTGTCGGTGAATGGCCGGGAGCCGCTCGTGCTCCAGGCCGACGACTTCATCCTCGTGCCCGAAGTATTCGGCTTCACGATGACGAGCATCGATCCGCCGGACGATGACGCCCCGGCCGATATTGCGCCGACCGCACAACCCGACGGCAGCTTTCGTTTCGGCGATGCGTCCGGCGCGCCGGACGCGCAATGGCTGGCCGGTCTTTGTGCGTTCGGGGCGCCGGATGCGGCGCTGCTCGTTTCGCTGCTGCCCGAACTTGCCCTCGTGCGCGGCGATCACCGGCTGGCGATCCTCGTCAAACTCGTGCGGGACGAATCGCGTGCGCAGCGGCCCGCGCGCGAAGTCGTGCTGGCGCGGCTGCTCGAAGTGCTATTCATCGAAGCGCTGCGATCGGTGCAAACGGGGGCCTCGCCCGGGCTGGTGCGCGGTCTGTCCGACGCTCGTCTCGCACTCGCCATCCGTGAGATCCACAAAAATCCGGAGAAGCCCTGGACCATCGCGGAACTGGCCAAAACTGCAGCGCTCTCACGCTCCTCCTTCTTCGATCGGTTCAGCCGGGCAGTCGGCGTCGCCCCGATGGCGTACCTGTTGTCCTGGCGTATGGCCATCGCCAAGAACCTGCTGCGTCAGAGGGAGTCCAGCATCGCTACCATCGCCGCGCGCGTGGGCTATGGCTCGGCGAGTGCGTTCAGCGTCGCGTTCGCACGTCATGTCGGCGTGCCGCCGACACAGTTCGCGCAACAGGCGGTCAAGAGTGTCGCCTGA
- a CDS encoding DHA2 family efflux MFS transporter permease subunit yields MAHSETAETAETSETAAPLAGAQLILATVAVALATFMVVLDSSIANVAIPTISGNLGVSVDEGTWVITLFTAANAISIPLTGWLTQRVGQIRLFVSAILLFVTSSWLCGIAPSLPMLLAARVLQGAVAGPLIPLSQSILLNSYPKERSSTALALWAMTATVGPIAGPLLGGWMTDSYSWSWIFYINIPVGLFAATVTWFIYRSRETATRRLPIDKVGLGALVVWVAALQIMLDKGRDLDWFNSSTIVVLAIVALVGFVFFLIWELTEAHPIIDVRLFAGRNFRGGTIAISIAYAVFFSNLVLLPQWMQQYLGYPSFNAGLVTAPLGIFAVILLPVLSKVMPKVDARTLSTLAFLGFAGVFFMRSDYTTSVDTWTLVLPTLLQGIPTALFFVPLTAIILSGLPAEKIPAAAGLSNFARIFCGGVGTSLAGTLWSERSILHHVRLTEQASVDNPVFTQSLHAVQAATGVGPAQALGIFERGVVSQAAMLGLNDVFWVSGIIFVAIIPLIWLTRPVKGGGGQMPAAH; encoded by the coding sequence ATGGCACACTCCGAGACCGCCGAGACCGCCGAGACCTCCGAGACCGCCGCACCGCTGGCCGGCGCACAACTGATACTGGCGACCGTGGCCGTCGCCTTGGCGACGTTCATGGTGGTGCTCGACTCGTCGATCGCCAACGTCGCGATTCCCACCATCTCGGGCAATCTCGGTGTCTCGGTGGATGAAGGCACGTGGGTCATCACGCTGTTTACCGCCGCCAACGCCATCTCGATTCCGCTGACCGGCTGGCTGACACAGCGCGTTGGGCAAATCCGCCTGTTCGTCAGCGCCATCCTGCTGTTCGTGACCTCGTCGTGGCTGTGCGGCATCGCGCCGAGTTTGCCGATGCTGCTGGCCGCGCGAGTCTTGCAGGGCGCCGTCGCCGGCCCGTTGATTCCGCTGTCGCAGTCGATCCTGCTCAACTCTTATCCGAAGGAGCGCAGTTCGACGGCGCTGGCGCTGTGGGCCATGACGGCCACGGTCGGCCCCATCGCGGGGCCGTTGCTGGGCGGATGGATGACCGACAGTTACTCGTGGTCGTGGATCTTCTACATCAATATTCCGGTAGGTCTGTTCGCGGCGACCGTGACGTGGTTCATCTACCGTTCGCGCGAGACCGCCACACGCCGCCTGCCGATCGACAAGGTCGGGCTCGGCGCCCTGGTGGTCTGGGTGGCGGCGTTGCAGATCATGCTCGACAAGGGCCGGGATCTCGACTGGTTCAATTCGTCGACGATCGTCGTGCTGGCGATCGTGGCGCTGGTCGGTTTCGTGTTCTTCCTGATCTGGGAGCTGACCGAGGCCCACCCGATCATTGACGTGCGGTTGTTTGCCGGACGCAATTTTCGCGGCGGCACCATCGCGATCTCGATCGCCTATGCGGTGTTCTTTTCGAACCTGGTGCTGCTGCCGCAGTGGATGCAGCAGTATCTCGGCTACCCGTCGTTCAACGCCGGACTAGTCACCGCGCCGCTGGGAATTTTCGCGGTGATCCTGCTGCCGGTGTTGAGCAAGGTCATGCCCAAGGTCGATGCGCGGACGCTGTCGACGCTCGCGTTTCTGGGCTTCGCGGGGGTATTTTTTATGCGCTCGGACTACACCACGTCGGTCGACACCTGGACACTGGTGCTGCCCACGCTACTGCAGGGCATTCCGACGGCGCTGTTTTTCGTGCCGTTGACGGCCATCATCCTGTCGGGTCTGCCGGCCGAGAAGATACCGGCTGCGGCCGGCTTGTCGAATTTCGCGCGGATCTTTTGCGGAGGTGTCGGGACTTCGCTCGCCGGCACGCTATGGAGCGAGCGCAGCATCTTGCATCATGTCCGGTTGACCGAACAGGCCAGCGTTGACAACCCGGTGTTCACGCAATCGCTGCATGCGGTGCAGGCTGCCACCGGTGTCGGCCCCGCCCAGGCGCTGGGAATCTTCGAACGCGGTGTCGTCTCCCAGGCCGCGATGCTGGGTTTGAACGATGTGTTCTGGGTGTCGGGCATCATTTTCGTTGCCATCATCCCGCTGATTTGGCTGACCCGGCCAGTCAAGGGCGGTGGCGGGCAGATGCCGGCCGCGCACTGA
- a CDS encoding PIN domain-containing protein produces the protein MAGNARYAALLDACVLYPIAMTDSLMSLATAGLFAAKWSTKIEQEWIAALELRRPDLRGKLEFRRNCMREAVPDWEVPEVAWAPLVASYELPDPNDRHVLAAAVAGHVDCIVTENLRDFPSTTVDAYGIEVVSPDRFIINQWDLDPLATMTAFKRMRARWKSPRATPENFARALEHGGLPATAQRIRDAAELI, from the coding sequence ATGGCCGGCAATGCCCGTTATGCAGCCCTGCTGGATGCGTGTGTTCTGTATCCGATCGCCATGACCGACTCGTTGATGAGTCTGGCTACCGCCGGACTGTTTGCAGCCAAGTGGTCGACGAAAATCGAGCAGGAATGGATTGCGGCGCTCGAACTGCGCCGACCGGACTTGAGGGGCAAGCTCGAGTTTCGACGGAATTGCATGCGCGAGGCGGTGCCCGACTGGGAGGTTCCCGAAGTTGCCTGGGCACCGCTCGTCGCGAGTTACGAACTCCCGGATCCAAATGACCGGCATGTGCTCGCGGCTGCCGTTGCCGGCCATGTGGACTGCATCGTGACTGAGAATCTCCGTGATTTTCCGTCGACGACCGTCGACGCGTACGGCATCGAGGTAGTCAGTCCCGACCGTTTCATCATCAATCAATGGGATCTGGATCCGCTCGCGACCATGACTGCTTTCAAGCGCATGCGCGCGCGCTGGAAATCCCCTCGGGCCACGCCGGAGAATTTCGCCCGGGCCCTGGAGCACGGCGGCCTGCCCGCGACCGCCCAGCGAATCCGTGACGCAGCGGAGCTGATCTAG